From Sphingomonas sp. PAMC26645:
CGCCAATAAAATAGCGCCCAGACATTCCCTCACCTCCTCTCCAACCCCCTTGCCCCCGAAATGTAATGATGTACCATCCCAACCGGCGGTACCTATCTCGCCGCCATCCTCGAGGAGAAGCGAAGGAGACGGTAATGTACGCGGATCGACTGAACCGGACGGGCGGATTCAATCCCGGGAGCCTCGGCGTCGCGCTGGCGATCAATTGCGCGGTGATCGGAGCCTTGTTCTTCGCTGCGCCCAACGTGCTGCCGTTCGTGCCCGACAAGCCGCTCGTCACCTATGTGCCGTACACGCCGCCACCGCCGCCCGAGCCGGTACCGCCCGCCGATCCGCTGGTCCGCCAGCAACCGCGCCCCGCCCCGCGTCCCGACGCACCGATTACGGTAGTGCAGATACCGCAAACCGGTGGCTTCACGGTCGCCCCCGATCCGCTGCCCTACACGCTGCCGATCGGAGTCGAAGGCACCGGAACGGGCACCGTCGCGGTCGATCCGCCGAAACTGCCGCCGCTGTTCGTCCAGCCCGGGATCGACCCGCGCTATGCCGCCGAATTCCAGCCGAGCTACCCGTCCGAGGAACGTCGCGCCGAACGCGAGGGTCGCGTCGTGGTGCGCGTACTCGTGGGCATCGACGGTCGCGTGAAACAGGTCGAGCGGGTCAGCGCGACCACCGACGCGTTCTACCGCGCGACGCTGGACCGGGCGCTGGCGAAATGGCGGTTCAAGCCGGCGACCCGAGACGGCGTCCCGGTCGAGGCGTGGCGATCGATGGCGCTGACGTTTGTGCTCCAGAACTAAAGCTTGAGCGGTGCGGGGCTGGCCTAGCCGGCTCCGCCCCCCTATCTTGGCGCGCATGGGCTTTTTCAGTCGTTTCTCGCCGATCGCCGCATATCAGGACCTGCGGCTCTTCTTCAGCCAGCGTCGACCGTACGAGCTGTTTTTCCTCGCGGCCGCGCTCGGCGTCACCAGCTTCCTGATCTACGCGTTCATGAAAGACTCGTACGTCGAGAAGGAATATCGCCCGAAGATCATCTATGTCGAGCAATGGCCCGCGGACCGCACCGATGCGCAGATCGAAGCTCAGCAGAAGATCGACGCGCCGATCAAGGCCAAGGCGCTCGCCGAGCAGAAGGCGCGCGAGGACGCGCAGCGCGAGTCGTTCAAGCGGCTGGACGACAAGCTGAAGGCCATGGGCATCTGACCCAGGCCGACACGCGCTGGATGGGCGCCGCGCTGGCACTCGCCGAGCGCGGCCGAGGGCGAACCGCGCCCAATCCCAACGTCGGCTGCGTGATCGTGCGCGAGGGCCGCGTCGTCGGGCGGGGCTGGACTCAGGCGGGCGGGCGACCGCATGCCGAGGCGATGGCGTTGGCCGAGGCTGGCGCGGAAGCTCGGGGGGCTACAGCCTACGTCACGCTTGAGCCGTGCGCGCATCAGTCCCCGCGGGGACCCGCATGCAGTGATTTGCTGATCAAGGCAGGCGTGGCGCGTGTCGTTGCCGCCCTCCAAGACCCTGACGCACGAACGGCGGGCCAGGGTTTTGCCCGGCTGGAGGCCACTGGCATCGCCGTGACGCGCGGCGTTCGGGCGAACGAATCCAGGCGTTCGATGGCCGGCTTTCTCACCCGCCAAGCGCTTGGTCGTCCGCACGTCACCCTGAAGCTTGCAACATCGCTCGACGGCTGCATCGCGATGGCGGACGGATCAAGCCGCTGGATCACCGGCCCGCAAGCCCGCGCCCACGCGCATCTCGAGCGGAGTCGGCACGAAGCGATCCTCGTCGGTCGCGGCACGTATGACGCCGATGCGCCGCGACTCGACGTGCGGCTACCGGGGCTGGAAGCTCGCGGACCGATGCGCGTGCTTTTATCTTCGACCGCTGAAGACCTGCCCGGTTGGACCGTCATCGCTGCGCCGCAGAAAGTCGCTACCCTTCCCCGCGTCGACCACATCCTCGTCGAAGGCGGCGCGGCCGTAGCGTCGGCGTTCCTCGCGGCCGATCTGGTCGACCGGCTCCTTCTCTACCGCGCGCCGATCCTGGTCGGCGGCGGCAAGCCCGCACTCCGCGACATCGGCCTCACCGACCTGGCCGAAGCGCACCA
This genomic window contains:
- a CDS encoding TonB family protein, whose protein sequence is MYADRLNRTGGFNPGSLGVALAINCAVIGALFFAAPNVLPFVPDKPLVTYVPYTPPPPPEPVPPADPLVRQQPRPAPRPDAPITVVQIPQTGGFTVAPDPLPYTLPIGVEGTGTGTVAVDPPKLPPLFVQPGIDPRYAAEFQPSYPSEERRAEREGRVVVRVLVGIDGRVKQVERVSATTDAFYRATLDRALAKWRFKPATRDGVPVEAWRSMALTFVLQN
- the ribD gene encoding bifunctional diaminohydroxyphosphoribosylaminopyrimidine deaminase/5-amino-6-(5-phosphoribosylamino)uracil reductase RibD; translation: MTQADTRWMGAALALAERGRGRTAPNPNVGCVIVREGRVVGRGWTQAGGRPHAEAMALAEAGAEARGATAYVTLEPCAHQSPRGPACSDLLIKAGVARVVAALQDPDARTAGQGFARLEATGIAVTRGVRANESRRSMAGFLTRQALGRPHVTLKLATSLDGCIAMADGSSRWITGPQARAHAHLERSRHEAILVGRGTYDADAPRLDVRLPGLEARGPMRVLLSSTAEDLPGWTVIAAPQKVATLPRVDHILVEGGAAVASAFLAADLVDRLLLYRAPILVGGGKPALRDIGLTDLAEAHQRWTQVDARQLGMDRLEVYERERNEA